A single Crateriforma conspicua DNA region contains:
- a CDS encoding 4a-hydroxytetrahydrobiopterin dehydratase yields the protein MPDDDRPKPTPESVLQKHCQPCEGGMPTLTGDELDALMPIIPRWSVSNDGGWIRRRFNFRNFVEAVGLMNEIAALAEREQHHPDLHLTGYRHLTVELTTHAIGGLSENDVILAAKIDQLADSPGQGSSDR from the coding sequence ATGCCCGATGATGATCGCCCCAAACCGACCCCGGAATCTGTCCTGCAGAAGCACTGTCAGCCGTGTGAAGGCGGTATGCCCACGCTGACCGGCGACGAATTAGACGCTTTGATGCCGATAATTCCCCGCTGGTCGGTGTCGAACGACGGCGGTTGGATTCGCCGCAGATTCAATTTCCGCAATTTCGTCGAAGCCGTGGGCTTGATGAACGAAATTGCCGCCTTGGCCGAACGGGAACAGCATCACCCCGATTTGCATCTGACGGGCTATCGGCACCTGACGGTCGAGTTGACCACCCACGCGATCGGCGGCCTGAGCGAAAACGACGTCATCTTGGCAGCGAAGATCGACCAGCTGGCGGATTCGCCCGGCCAGGGTTCAAGCGACCGATGA
- a CDS encoding vWA domain-containing protein: protein MPLNLSKPKAAPTAPPAAAGIDVAQPQHGVTPALAASLALHFFLMVAIGFALVRRSKGTGGPPDREIGIAVVQRMPDRDRYTDAAELQTEPTPDASTDASSSSSAAPPADFAPPIDMAGVLKQLTEDARPVTGTGLAGESNVDGDDLAGDNGQGRPQNLTKKKASLFGVSGFGSRFVYVMDRSDSMNGHGGRPLKAAKSELLRSLGTLSELQQFQIVFYNDKPTAFQSGGSVQLIQGQSNLVDAAKNYVRSMRAFGGTEHGVALKMALRMRPDVIFFLTDARIPRLSSSQLREIRQRAVESGTTIHAIEFGTEPSRPTDSFLIDLAGQNGGQYQYVDVRKL, encoded by the coding sequence GTGCCGTTGAACCTGTCCAAGCCGAAAGCCGCACCGACCGCCCCGCCGGCGGCGGCCGGGATCGATGTTGCCCAGCCACAGCACGGCGTGACCCCGGCACTGGCCGCTTCGCTGGCCCTGCACTTTTTTTTGATGGTGGCGATCGGATTCGCTTTGGTGCGGCGCAGCAAGGGCACCGGGGGCCCGCCGGATCGGGAAATCGGCATCGCGGTGGTCCAGCGGATGCCCGATCGCGATCGGTACACCGATGCCGCGGAACTGCAAACCGAACCGACGCCCGATGCCAGTACCGACGCGTCGTCCAGCAGCTCCGCCGCCCCACCCGCCGATTTTGCCCCGCCCATCGATATGGCGGGCGTGCTGAAACAGTTGACCGAAGACGCGCGGCCCGTCACGGGAACCGGATTGGCCGGTGAAAGCAACGTGGACGGCGACGACTTGGCCGGCGACAACGGCCAGGGGCGGCCCCAAAACCTGACCAAGAAAAAGGCGTCCCTGTTTGGCGTCAGCGGTTTCGGGTCACGTTTTGTCTATGTGATGGATCGCAGCGACAGCATGAATGGTCACGGCGGTCGGCCGCTGAAAGCCGCCAAGTCGGAACTGCTGCGAAGTCTGGGGACGCTGTCAGAATTGCAGCAGTTTCAAATCGTTTTTTACAACGACAAACCCACCGCCTTTCAATCCGGCGGTTCCGTCCAATTGATCCAAGGCCAGTCCAACTTGGTCGATGCGGCCAAGAACTACGTTCGGTCCATGCGTGCATTCGGAGGCACCGAGCACGGCGTGGCACTAAAAATGGCCCTGCGGATGCGTCCTGACGTGATCTTTTTTCTGACCGACGCCCGGATCCCGCGGTTGTCGTCTTCCCAGTTGCGTGAAATTCGCCAGCGGGCGGTCGAAAGCGGGACCACGATTCACGCCATCGAATTCGGCACCGAACCGTCGCGACCGACCGACAGCTTTCTGATCGACTTGGCCGGCCAGAACGGGGGCCAGTACCAATACGTCGATGTGCGAAAGCTGTAA
- a CDS encoding M16 family metallopeptidase — protein MPEFKQAELPNGLRIVAEVDRRGYSAAMGYFVRAGARDEVDREAGLSHFLEHMMFKGTDKRSAADVNRELDELGGNSNAYTTEEQTVYYAAVLPKFQDRLVELLTDMLSPALRDEDFDTERQVILEEIAKYEDQPPFGAFERAMENHFTPRGLGRRVLGTPQSIAAMTSADMRAYFHRMYRPENIVLAASGNVDFDSLVDDVATLTASWSQRPECPTPKADPADTVPDGVSDESRLPIHDASQAYLVKMMPGPSMRDADRYAARMLLSVLADDGGSRLFWELIDTGRAEVAAMWPQEFIDDGAIFSYLVCPPSELDSCEQLMDDLLGRLVQRPEQFAVTDDELKQAIGKASAACIMASERPGNRLFGIGSRWLTCGEYVSTDQLLDLYRGVDLAAVMNAAEKYLQPTSVTRVLAAADTEPVG, from the coding sequence ATGCCAGAATTCAAACAAGCCGAATTGCCGAACGGGTTGCGGATCGTTGCCGAAGTCGACCGACGTGGGTACAGCGCGGCGATGGGCTACTTTGTCCGCGCCGGTGCCAGAGACGAAGTCGATCGCGAAGCGGGGCTCAGCCACTTCCTGGAACACATGATGTTCAAAGGAACCGACAAACGATCGGCCGCCGACGTCAATCGCGAACTGGACGAATTGGGGGGCAACAGCAACGCCTACACGACGGAAGAACAAACGGTTTACTACGCCGCGGTGTTGCCCAAGTTTCAAGATCGCTTGGTCGAATTGTTGACCGACATGCTTTCGCCCGCCCTGCGGGACGAAGACTTTGACACCGAACGCCAAGTCATCTTGGAAGAAATCGCCAAGTACGAAGATCAGCCGCCCTTTGGTGCGTTTGAACGCGCGATGGAAAACCACTTCACTCCCCGCGGACTTGGCCGTCGCGTGTTGGGTACCCCGCAATCGATCGCCGCGATGACGTCGGCCGACATGCGTGCGTATTTCCATCGAATGTATCGGCCCGAGAACATTGTCTTGGCAGCCTCCGGGAACGTCGATTTTGATTCACTGGTCGATGACGTCGCGACGTTGACCGCGTCGTGGTCGCAACGTCCGGAATGCCCGACGCCCAAGGCCGATCCGGCCGACACCGTTCCCGATGGTGTGTCGGACGAATCACGCTTGCCCATTCATGACGCGTCGCAGGCCTACTTGGTCAAGATGATGCCGGGGCCGTCGATGCGAGACGCCGACCGGTACGCGGCACGAATGTTGTTGTCGGTGCTGGCTGATGACGGCGGCAGCCGACTGTTTTGGGAATTGATCGACACCGGCCGCGCGGAAGTCGCCGCGATGTGGCCTCAGGAATTCATCGACGACGGGGCGATTTTCAGCTATCTGGTTTGCCCCCCCTCGGAATTGGATTCTTGCGAACAATTGATGGACGATTTGCTGGGGCGACTTGTCCAGCGGCCGGAACAGTTCGCGGTGACCGACGATGAACTGAAGCAAGCGATCGGCAAAGCATCTGCGGCTTGTATCATGGCCAGCGAACGCCCCGGAAACCGTTTGTTCGGAATCGGCAGTCGCTGGTTGACGTGTGGCGAATACGTCAGCACCGATCAATTGCTGGATTTGTATCGGGGGGTGGATTTGGCCGCCGTCATGAACGCCGCTGAAAAATACCTACAGCCCACCAGCGTGACTCGGGTATTGGCTGCTGCCGACACCGAACCCGTCGGATAA
- the metK gene encoding methionine adenosyltransferase codes for MGHPDKVSDQISDAIVDDILANDPNPGDARVAVETLVTTGQVVVAGEVRTSHYVDVQKVVRDTIKKIGYIHSDVGFSYDACGVFNAIHEQSADIAQGVDKASDVEGEQGAGDQGLMFGYACNETDVLMPLPIHLSHRIVERLAQLRESGELPWLRPDSKSQVTVEYGADNKPIRVHTVVVSTQHDESILTPDGHSITEEAKQQIIEKAIKPVLPPEYVKGDITYHINPTGKFVIGGPHGDTGLTGRKIIVDTYGGRGRHGGGAFSGKDPSKVDRSAAYMARYVAKNLVAAGLADEVEVQLAYAIGVAEPVSVNVNTFGTGKIDESSLVQLVRDHFSLTPRGLIKELGLTRPVMSATAAHGHFGREPGPNGEFSWEKTDKADALAEAAKSMGAAVASA; via the coding sequence ATGGGCCACCCTGACAAGGTGTCTGACCAAATTTCCGATGCCATCGTCGACGACATTCTGGCGAACGACCCCAATCCGGGCGACGCCCGCGTTGCGGTGGAAACCCTGGTGACCACCGGCCAAGTCGTCGTTGCCGGTGAAGTCCGCACGTCGCATTACGTCGACGTCCAAAAAGTCGTTCGCGACACCATCAAGAAGATCGGCTACATCCACAGTGACGTCGGCTTCAGCTACGACGCCTGCGGGGTCTTCAACGCGATCCACGAACAATCGGCCGACATCGCCCAAGGTGTCGACAAGGCCAGCGACGTCGAAGGCGAACAAGGCGCCGGCGACCAAGGCCTGATGTTTGGTTACGCCTGTAACGAAACCGACGTGCTGATGCCGTTGCCGATCCACCTGAGCCACCGGATCGTCGAACGCTTGGCCCAGTTGCGTGAATCGGGCGAATTGCCCTGGTTGCGACCGGACAGCAAGAGCCAGGTCACCGTGGAATACGGTGCCGACAACAAGCCGATCCGCGTGCACACCGTCGTCGTCAGCACCCAGCACGACGAATCGATCCTGACGCCCGACGGCCATTCGATCACCGAAGAAGCCAAGCAACAGATCATCGAAAAGGCGATCAAGCCGGTTTTGCCGCCCGAATACGTCAAGGGCGACATCACCTATCACATCAACCCGACCGGAAAGTTTGTCATCGGTGGGCCGCACGGCGACACCGGCCTGACCGGCCGTAAAATCATCGTCGACACCTACGGCGGCCGCGGCCGTCACGGCGGCGGTGCGTTCAGCGGCAAGGACCCGTCGAAGGTCGACCGCAGTGCCGCCTACATGGCCCGCTACGTCGCCAAAAACTTGGTCGCCGCCGGCTTGGCCGACGAAGTCGAAGTCCAATTGGCCTATGCGATCGGCGTGGCCGAACCGGTCAGCGTGAACGTCAACACATTCGGCACCGGCAAGATCGACGAATCGTCGCTGGTCCAGTTGGTCCGTGATCACTTCAGCCTGACGCCGCGTGGTCTGATCAAAGAACTGGGGCTGACGCGACCGGTCATGAGCGCCACCGCGGCGCACGGTCACTTCGGTCGCGAGCCCGGCCCCAACGGCGAATTCAGCTGGGAAAAGACGGACAAAGCCGACGCCTTGGCCGAAGCCGCCAAGTCGATGGGTGCCGCCGTCGCATCAGCCTGA
- a CDS encoding carboxylesterase family protein: MHHIFDCNQPRLRRSILGSIVVTGMLAVLFAPAASAQDAGRRATEKSEQPQHAIGDQQQASLKTSDGGEIQYLLSIPDDFKGDKMPMMLFLHGRGESNGPLSLVAKWGPPMKAARGDAMPYLLVSPQCPREDQWRSPTQQQRLVELLDHIIQQHDVDTDRIYLTGLSMGGYGSWTLACGHPDRFAAVVPVCGGGEPEKASALVDVPVWAFHGDQDKAVPFEKSVDMVDAIRQAGGEKIRFTTMEHIGHNCWSATYATPELYDWISRHRLSDRQ; this comes from the coding sequence GTGCACCACATCTTCGACTGCAACCAGCCACGTCTTCGCCGCAGCATTCTTGGATCCATCGTCGTGACGGGAATGTTGGCAGTCCTGTTCGCACCGGCGGCGTCCGCCCAAGACGCCGGGCGGCGGGCCACCGAAAAATCCGAACAGCCCCAACACGCCATCGGTGACCAGCAACAAGCGTCGTTGAAAACAAGCGACGGCGGCGAAATCCAGTATCTGCTGTCGATCCCCGACGACTTCAAAGGCGACAAGATGCCGATGATGCTGTTCTTGCACGGGCGCGGGGAAAGCAACGGCCCGCTGTCGCTGGTCGCGAAATGGGGTCCGCCGATGAAGGCCGCACGCGGCGATGCGATGCCGTACCTGCTGGTCAGCCCGCAGTGCCCGCGCGAAGATCAATGGCGAAGCCCGACGCAACAACAACGTCTGGTCGAATTGCTGGATCACATCATCCAGCAGCATGACGTCGACACCGACCGGATTTATCTGACCGGACTCAGCATGGGCGGGTATGGATCTTGGACGCTGGCCTGTGGCCATCCCGATCGCTTTGCCGCGGTCGTTCCCGTCTGTGGCGGCGGCGAACCGGAAAAGGCGTCCGCTTTGGTGGATGTTCCCGTCTGGGCGTTTCACGGCGACCAGGACAAAGCCGTGCCGTTTGAAAAAAGTGTTGATATGGTCGACGCGATCCGCCAGGCGGGCGGTGAAAAGATCCGCTTCACCACGATGGAACACATCGGCCACAACTGTTGGTCGGCCACCTATGCGACCCCGGAACTGTACGACTGGATCAGCCGCCATCGGCTAAGCGACCGCCAATAA
- the rplJ gene encoding 50S ribosomal protein L10 → MSKYVKDLVTRDIKNRLEGVADAVVVSYVGMDVNKTNELRSELAAKEINLMVVKNSLARRATEGSSLAPAFEGAGGQVAVCWGASDFVSLVKEVVRLDKDEDKFAEFSADGGVMDGERLDADGLKAVSKWPSREEQISMLVGQILGPGATLNGALLGPGKTLNSQIKQKGEGDE, encoded by the coding sequence ATGAGCAAATACGTCAAAGATCTCGTCACTCGAGATATCAAGAACCGCTTGGAAGGCGTCGCCGATGCCGTCGTAGTCAGCTACGTCGGGATGGACGTCAACAAGACGAATGAACTTCGCAGCGAACTGGCCGCGAAGGAAATCAACCTGATGGTCGTCAAGAATTCGCTGGCACGACGTGCGACCGAAGGATCTTCGTTGGCTCCGGCCTTCGAAGGTGCCGGCGGTCAAGTCGCCGTGTGCTGGGGAGCGTCTGACTTCGTCTCGTTGGTCAAGGAAGTCGTCCGGCTGGACAAAGACGAAGACAAGTTCGCCGAATTCAGCGCCGACGGCGGTGTGATGGACGGCGAACGCCTGGATGCCGACGGACTGAAAGCCGTCAGCAAGTGGCCCAGCCGTGAAGAACAAATCTCCATGCTGGTCGGTCAAATCCTGGGACCGGGTGCAACCCTCAACGGTGCACTGCTTGGCCCCGGAAAGACGCTGAACAGCCAAATCAAGCAAAAGGGCGAGGGCGACGAGTAG
- the rplA gene encoding 50S ribosomal protein L1 has product MGKKSKRYRAALEKQPSSPLPLGEAVEVLKKYDSTKFDQTVEIHMRLGIDPNQADQIIRGSLVLPHGIGKTQRVVVFAKGDAAKAAEEAGADEVGQDDLAKKIKDGWTDFDVCIAAPDMMGLVGPLGRVLGPRGLMPSPRAGTVTPDVGKVVSEYKAGKVEFRNDKGGNVHAMVGKLSFEAPKIADNVSAFIDFVTGMKPQSVKGTYVKGIAICGTMSPSVKVAL; this is encoded by the coding sequence ATGGGTAAAAAATCCAAGCGTTATCGCGCTGCGCTCGAAAAGCAGCCGTCCAGCCCGTTGCCGCTGGGCGAAGCGGTCGAAGTGCTGAAGAAGTACGATTCGACCAAGTTCGACCAAACGGTCGAAATCCACATGCGTCTGGGCATCGACCCCAACCAAGCCGACCAGATCATCCGTGGCAGCCTGGTGTTGCCGCACGGGATCGGCAAGACGCAGCGTGTCGTCGTGTTCGCCAAGGGCGACGCGGCCAAAGCCGCCGAAGAAGCCGGTGCCGATGAAGTCGGCCAGGACGATTTGGCGAAAAAAATCAAAGACGGCTGGACCGACTTCGACGTCTGCATCGCCGCCCCCGACATGATGGGCCTGGTCGGCCCGCTCGGTCGCGTCTTGGGTCCGCGTGGCTTGATGCCCAGCCCCCGTGCCGGCACGGTCACCCCGGACGTCGGCAAAGTCGTCTCGGAATACAAAGCCGGTAAGGTCGAATTTCGAAACGACAAAGGCGGCAACGTCCACGCGATGGTGGGCAAGCTGAGCTTCGAAGCTCCGAAGATCGCCGACAACGTTTCGGCGTTTATTGATTTTGTCACCGGTATGAAGCCACAGTCCGTCAAAGGCACCTACGTCAAGGGCATTGCGATCTGCGGCACGATGAGTCCCAGCGTGAAAGTCGCCTTGTAA
- a CDS encoding M16 family metallopeptidase, which translates to MSDAITVDECVIHTLANGMTVLVQPMPWLRTAAFSLSMAAGTESEPDDRPGLASIVCEMVQRGAGSHSSRDLVAIQDALGIDRSSGVSNRLTSFNAAMPADSLHKAMELYADVARRPHLPADQLDDARMMAMQELRAIEDEPASKVMRRVRQLQYGERLGRSAGGTIDGLGQIAQDDVRDYFTGHYHAGQSILAVAGKVDASRVIDWAEQLFGDWKTGTAKPPMTPDGHPAREHIAADSNQTHLGFSFDSLPYGHDDYFAMRAGIGILGDGMSSRLFDRVREQRGLCYTVSLSCNSLKQTAGVFGYAGTTPPRAQETLDVTLREIRNLTDDLQQAELDRWKVRIQSNLIMEQESSSSRASSLVSDWYQLGRLMSLRQLESEIESLTLDQIRQYYQDHPPGRFRIVVLGPDDLQVEADDA; encoded by the coding sequence ATGTCTGATGCGATAACTGTCGATGAATGCGTGATCCACACCTTGGCCAATGGCATGACCGTGCTGGTCCAGCCGATGCCGTGGTTACGCACCGCCGCGTTTTCGTTGTCAATGGCGGCGGGAACCGAATCGGAACCGGACGATCGGCCGGGCTTGGCGTCGATCGTTTGCGAAATGGTCCAGCGCGGTGCCGGTTCCCACAGCAGCCGTGACTTGGTGGCGATTCAAGACGCACTGGGGATCGATCGATCCAGCGGAGTTTCGAATCGGTTGACCAGTTTCAACGCAGCGATGCCGGCCGATTCGTTGCACAAAGCAATGGAACTGTACGCCGACGTCGCCCGGCGACCGCACTTGCCCGCCGACCAGTTGGATGACGCTCGGATGATGGCAATGCAGGAATTGCGTGCCATCGAAGACGAACCCGCGTCGAAAGTCATGCGCCGCGTGCGTCAGTTGCAATACGGAGAACGGCTGGGTCGCAGCGCCGGCGGCACCATCGACGGACTCGGTCAAATCGCCCAAGACGACGTCCGCGATTACTTCACCGGTCACTATCACGCCGGTCAGTCGATCTTGGCAGTTGCCGGCAAAGTGGATGCATCCCGGGTGATCGACTGGGCCGAGCAACTTTTTGGGGATTGGAAGACCGGAACCGCCAAGCCGCCGATGACGCCCGATGGGCATCCAGCCCGCGAACACATCGCCGCCGACAGCAACCAGACGCATTTGGGGTTTTCTTTCGATTCGCTTCCCTATGGTCACGACGACTACTTTGCGATGCGTGCCGGAATCGGGATTCTGGGTGACGGAATGAGCAGTCGGTTGTTCGACCGTGTCCGCGAACAGCGTGGGCTGTGTTACACGGTTTCGCTCAGCTGCAACTCTTTGAAACAGACCGCGGGCGTTTTCGGGTACGCGGGAACGACACCACCACGTGCACAAGAAACCTTGGACGTGACGCTGCGGGAAATCCGGAACCTGACCGATGATTTGCAACAGGCGGAACTGGATCGCTGGAAAGTCCGAATCCAAAGCAACCTGATCATGGAACAGGAATCCAGTTCATCGCGGGCGTCATCCTTGGTCAGCGATTGGTACCAACTGGGGCGGTTGATGTCGTTGCGGCAATTGGAATCCGAAATCGAATCGCTAACGCTGGACCAGATCCGGCAGTATTACCAAGACCATCCGCCGGGACGTTTTCGCATCGTTGTTCTCGGGCCCGACGATCTGCAAGTCGAAGCGGACGACGCCTGA
- the miaB gene encoding tRNA (N6-isopentenyl adenosine(37)-C2)-methylthiotransferase MiaB: MTKRVFIHTVGCQMNVLDSEMVIADLKRHGYTVVDSAKEADCVLYNTCSVREHAEEKIYSALGKLKNVKDHQPDKTIGVMGCMAQKDQQTIFRRAPHVDLVVGPGQLHTIPEMLQRIESGQGRQMAVSLARKDGKQSIVARSHETFDPLRDPGMRPTPFQAYLRIQIGCDKFCTYCVVPNTRGPEQGRPPEQILAEAKVLADQGCREITLLGQTVNSYKYRDGDDTSDLADLLIDLHEIDGIERLKFVTNYPKDMTERLLRTVADLPKCSPYLHVPAQSGSDEVLRRMKRGYTVGDYLEMMERIERFLPEAAVSSDFIVGFCGETEEDFQKSVDLIRRCRFKNSFIFQYSVRSGTKAAQRFEDDIPRDVKVRRNNELLAVQDEIAKEDNLKFVGREVEVLVEGPSKKALREMNNDAQADDGDEDNASALIQMTGRTICDRIVVFDGNRRQAGQLMDIVVDDASCHTLIGRVKTVDVVSIGV; this comes from the coding sequence ATGACCAAACGCGTTTTCATCCATACCGTGGGCTGCCAGATGAATGTGCTGGACAGCGAAATGGTGATCGCCGATCTGAAACGCCACGGCTACACCGTGGTGGATTCGGCCAAGGAAGCCGATTGCGTTCTGTACAACACATGCAGCGTGCGGGAACACGCCGAAGAAAAAATCTACAGTGCCCTGGGGAAACTGAAGAACGTCAAAGACCACCAGCCCGACAAGACGATCGGCGTGATGGGGTGCATGGCGCAAAAGGACCAGCAAACGATCTTCCGTCGCGCCCCGCATGTCGACTTGGTCGTCGGCCCCGGCCAATTGCACACGATTCCCGAAATGCTGCAGCGCATCGAATCGGGCCAAGGACGTCAGATGGCGGTTTCGCTGGCACGCAAAGATGGCAAGCAGTCGATCGTCGCACGCAGCCACGAAACGTTCGACCCGTTGCGTGATCCCGGCATGCGGCCGACGCCTTTCCAGGCCTATCTGCGGATTCAAATCGGTTGCGACAAGTTCTGTACGTACTGTGTGGTGCCCAACACCCGCGGACCCGAACAGGGACGACCGCCCGAACAGATCTTGGCGGAAGCAAAGGTCTTGGCCGATCAGGGATGCCGTGAAATCACACTGCTGGGGCAAACGGTCAACAGTTACAAGTATCGCGACGGCGACGATACGTCCGATCTGGCCGACCTGCTGATCGATCTGCACGAGATTGATGGGATCGAACGTTTAAAGTTCGTGACGAACTATCCCAAGGACATGACCGAACGCTTGTTGCGGACCGTCGCCGATTTGCCCAAGTGTTCGCCGTACCTGCATGTTCCCGCGCAAAGCGGCAGCGACGAAGTGCTGCGGCGAATGAAACGCGGTTACACCGTCGGTGATTACTTGGAAATGATGGAACGTATCGAACGGTTCCTGCCCGAAGCCGCGGTCAGCAGCGACTTTATCGTCGGCTTCTGTGGCGAAACCGAGGAAGATTTTCAAAAGTCGGTCGATCTGATTCGTCGCTGTCGATTCAAAAACAGCTTTATCTTCCAGTACAGCGTCCGCAGCGGAACCAAGGCGGCCCAGCGCTTCGAGGACGACATTCCGCGGGACGTCAAAGTACGTCGCAACAATGAATTGTTGGCCGTCCAGGATGAAATCGCGAAGGAAGACAACTTGAAGTTTGTCGGTCGTGAAGTCGAGGTCCTGGTCGAAGGCCCCAGCAAGAAAGCGTTGCGGGAAATGAACAACGACGCACAGGCCGACGATGGCGATGAAGACAACGCATCGGCATTGATCCAAATGACGGGACGGACCATTTGCGACCGGATCGTCGTCTTCGATGGCAACCGTCGCCAAGCCGGGCAACTGATGGACATCGTCGTGGACGACGCCAGTTGTCATACCCTGATCGGTCGTGTCAAAACTGTCGATGTGGTCAGCATCGGTGTCTGA